The Streptomyces halobius genomic interval GGTCAGCCGGGACTGGTGTCATCCTCGGATGATGTGAGAGTATCAGTCCATGATGACGTCAGTCGACACTGATCTGATCCGGGTTCTGGCCGACCCGCTCAGGCTGAAGATCGTGAATCTGCTCGCCCACGAGACGCTGTGCACCACGCACTTGGTCGAGGAGACCGGGGCTAAGCAGACCAACCTCTCCAACCATCTTCGGGTGCTGCGGGAGGCGGGTGTGGTGGAGACCGAGCCCTGCGGCCGGTTCACCTACTACAAGCTGCGGCCCGACGTCATCGCCGCCCTCGCCGGTCAGTTCACCGAGCTGGCCGAGCACGCCCGTACCGCCGTCGACCGGAAGAGGTCCTGCCCGTGACCCGCACCGAAGCCCCCGCGACGACGGAAGAAGCTTCCGTCGTCGCCAAGCTCTCCACACTCGACCGCTTCCTCGCGGTGTGGATCCTGATCGCCATGGGGCTCGGACTGGGCCTGGGCCGCGTCATCCCCGGCCTGAACGACGCCCTGGCCA includes:
- a CDS encoding ArsR/SmtB family transcription factor; the encoded protein is MMTSVDTDLIRVLADPLRLKIVNLLAHETLCTTHLVEETGAKQTNLSNHLRVLREAGVVETEPCGRFTYYKLRPDVIAALAGQFTELAEHARTAVDRKRSCP